In Paenibacillus kyungheensis, the following are encoded in one genomic region:
- the galU gene encoding UTP--glucose-1-phosphate uridylyltransferase GalU: MKIRKAIIPAAGLGTRFLPATKAMPKEMLPIVDKPTIQYIIEEAVASGIEDIIIVTGKGKRAIEDHFDSSFELEHNLAEKEKWDLLDAVRKPSEMADIHYIRQKEPKGLGHAIWCARKFIGNEPFAVLLGDDIVESDIPCLKQMMDVYEEYESSIVGVKEVDWNEVSRYGIVDSLPISDRLYQAKGLVEKPARENAPSNLAIMGRYILTPEIFNILGNQQIGVGGEIQLTDAISQLALKEKILAYQFEGLRHDVGEKSGFVQTTIHYALKHPELREETLSYLRTILAEEDNKKTLFI; encoded by the coding sequence TTGAAAATCCGTAAAGCGATTATTCCAGCAGCAGGACTAGGAACACGTTTTTTACCTGCCACCAAAGCGATGCCGAAAGAAATGTTACCGATTGTAGACAAACCAACGATTCAATATATTATCGAAGAAGCGGTAGCTTCCGGAATTGAAGATATTATTATCGTTACAGGTAAAGGTAAGCGCGCGATTGAAGATCATTTTGATTCCTCATTTGAACTGGAACACAATCTAGCTGAAAAAGAAAAATGGGATTTACTTGATGCTGTACGCAAACCTTCTGAAATGGCAGATATTCATTATATTCGTCAGAAAGAACCAAAAGGACTCGGACATGCGATCTGGTGTGCTCGTAAGTTTATCGGTAACGAACCGTTTGCTGTTCTTCTAGGTGATGATATTGTCGAATCTGATATTCCTTGTCTGAAGCAAATGATGGATGTATATGAAGAATATGAATCATCTATTGTAGGTGTCAAAGAAGTCGATTGGAATGAGGTTTCTCGTTATGGGATTGTAGATTCTTTACCTATTTCAGATCGCTTGTATCAAGCTAAAGGGTTAGTAGAAAAGCCTGCTAGAGAAAATGCTCCTTCTAATCTAGCGATTATGGGCAGATATATTTTAACCCCGGAGATATTTAACATCTTAGGCAATCAGCAAATTGGTGTAGGTGGAGAAATTCAACTTACAGATGCCATCTCACAATTAGCATTAAAAGAAAAAATTCTAGCATATCAATTTGAAGGCTTACGTCATGATGTGGGTGAGAAAAGTGGATTCGTACAGACAACCATTCACTATGCTTTGAAGCATCCTGAGTTACGTGAAGAAACATTAAGTTATTTGCGCACTATTTTAGCAGAAGAAGATAACAAAAAAACACTTTTCATTTAG
- the galU gene encoding UTP--glucose-1-phosphate uridylyltransferase GalU: MKIRKAIIPAAGLGTRFLPATKAMPKEMLPIVDKPTIQYIIEEAVASGIEDIIIVTGKGKRAIEDHFDYSFELEQNLEEKEKWKLLDAVRESSEMADIHYIRQKEPKGLGHAIWCARKFIGDEPFAVLLGDDIVESDVPCLKQMMDVYEKHESSVVGVKEVPWEHVSRYGLVDADPTTESDRLYKTKGLVEKPPREEAPSNLAIMGRYILTPEIFDILGNQDAGAGGEIQLTDAISKLGEKQDIFAYQFEGLRHDVGEKSGFVQTTIHYALQHPELRESTLEYLHEIMAKEENK; this comes from the coding sequence ATGAAAATTCGTAAAGCCATTATCCCAGCAGCAGGACTAGGAACACGTTTCTTGCCTGCAACCAAAGCAATGCCAAAAGAAATGTTACCAATTGTAGACAAACCAACGATTCAATATATTATCGAAGAAGCTGTAGCTTCCGGCATCGAAGATATTATTATCGTTACAGGTAAAGGTAAACGCGCGATCGAAGATCATTTCGATTACTCGTTTGAATTGGAACAAAATCTAGAAGAAAAAGAAAAATGGAAACTTCTAGATGCTGTACGTGAATCTTCTGAAATGGCAGATATTCACTACATTCGTCAGAAAGAACCGAAAGGACTAGGGCATGCGATTTGGTGTGCTCGTAAATTTATCGGAGATGAGCCATTTGCAGTGCTTCTAGGCGATGATATTGTGGAATCCGATGTTCCTTGTCTGAAGCAGATGATGGATGTGTATGAGAAGCATGAGTCTTCTGTAGTCGGTGTGAAAGAAGTGCCATGGGAGCATGTATCTCGTTATGGATTAGTCGATGCTGATCCTACGACAGAATCGGATCGTCTATACAAAACCAAAGGTCTAGTAGAGAAACCACCACGCGAAGAAGCACCTTCAAACTTGGCGATTATGGGTCGTTACATTTTGACTCCTGAAATCTTCGATATTTTAGGTAATCAAGATGCTGGCGCAGGTGGCGAAATTCAGTTAACCGATGCTATTTCCAAGTTAGGTGAAAAACAAGATATCTTTGCTTACCAATTCGAAGGCTTACGTCATGATGTTGGTGAGAAGAGCGGATTCGTACAAACTACGATTCACTACGCATTGCAACATCCTGAGTTGCGTGAATCGACATTAGAATATTTGCATGAAATTATGGCAAAAGAAGAAAATAAATAA
- a CDS encoding bifunctional alpha,alpha-trehalose-phosphate synthase (UDP-forming)/trehalose-phosphatase, which translates to MSKIIFVSNRLPVTVKKGETEIEYSKSIGGLATGLKSYHEQSDSLWAGWPGVAQDDLNEEETQTINSELQESYNCLPIFLSEQEIEQYYHGFCNETIWPLFHYFNDKAEYNTETWDAYKNVNQKFFDALEPVIEPNDTIWIHDYQLMLLPQMIREKYPDTRIGFFLHIPFPSFEIYRLLIWREEILQGLLGANLIGFHTYDYVRHFLSSVRRILGKEHNLYKINGETHTVQVDAFPMGIDYDYFAAPNQSQNLSSEAQEFIESTKSVQNIISVDRLDYTKGIPDRIKAFKQFLAQYPEYHEKVRLNLIVAPSRVGVEAYDSLKREIEELVSEVNGKFGTLSWMPVWFFFRTFTQDDLIAFYRNSDVLLVTPLRDGMNLVAKEYIASRTDYKGMIVLSETAGAASELGEGVIVNPNDYGEIAAGIKTALDMPDHEKIERNKMLHVRLSRYNVKFWADEFLVALKNTTEEQTPTRPLLNLKSGYSDMEKVYSDSEKRLLFLDYDGTLVGFKPTPEQAKPDEELKQLLADLCKDPRNTVVIITGRDRFVMEKWLGDLDLHIIASHGLWFRKPGADEEWMMTVNVDNDWKDTIRHILEKYTDRTPGSLIEEKEYSLAWHYRQCEPDMIGLKRDELKEALLSITNSMSIGVLEGNKVLEVKDNRINKGHGAHLLLRDQEYDFILGVGDDTTDEDLFSALPKDSYSVKIGTGNTHANYRLKSVKDMRLLLKRLVTQNKQEV; encoded by the coding sequence ATGAGTAAAATTATTTTTGTATCCAACCGTTTACCTGTAACTGTAAAAAAAGGTGAAACAGAGATTGAATATAGTAAAAGTATAGGTGGACTGGCTACCGGTCTAAAAAGCTACCACGAACAATCCGATAGTCTATGGGCAGGATGGCCTGGAGTAGCACAAGACGATCTTAACGAAGAAGAAACACAAACGATCAATAGTGAATTGCAAGAATCATATAACTGTTTACCGATCTTTTTGTCGGAACAAGAGATTGAGCAATATTACCATGGATTCTGTAATGAAACGATCTGGCCGTTGTTCCATTATTTTAACGACAAAGCAGAGTACAATACAGAGACATGGGATGCTTACAAAAACGTCAATCAGAAGTTTTTTGATGCGTTAGAGCCTGTGATCGAACCAAATGATACGATCTGGATTCATGATTATCAATTAATGTTACTTCCACAGATGATCAGAGAAAAATATCCCGATACTCGGATTGGGTTTTTTCTTCATATTCCATTCCCTTCATTCGAAATCTATCGTCTGTTAATCTGGCGCGAAGAGATCTTGCAAGGATTATTGGGAGCTAATCTGATCGGATTCCATACTTATGATTATGTACGCCACTTTTTAAGTAGTGTACGTCGTATTTTAGGTAAAGAACATAACTTATACAAAATCAATGGAGAAACACATACTGTGCAAGTGGATGCTTTCCCGATGGGTATTGATTACGACTACTTTGCAGCACCGAATCAATCTCAGAATTTGTCCTCAGAAGCACAAGAATTTATCGAAAGCACAAAAAGTGTACAAAATATTATCTCGGTCGATCGCTTAGATTACACCAAAGGGATTCCAGACCGTATTAAAGCGTTCAAGCAATTTCTGGCGCAATACCCGGAATATCATGAGAAAGTACGCTTAAACCTCATCGTAGCGCCTTCTCGTGTCGGTGTAGAAGCATATGATTCGCTAAAACGTGAAATCGAAGAACTGGTTAGTGAAGTGAATGGTAAATTCGGTACACTGAGCTGGATGCCAGTCTGGTTCTTTTTCCGTACATTTACGCAAGACGATCTTATCGCTTTCTACCGCAATAGTGATGTGCTCTTAGTAACTCCACTACGCGATGGTATGAACCTTGTTGCTAAAGAATATATCGCTTCGCGTACTGATTACAAAGGTATGATTGTTCTAAGTGAAACAGCAGGAGCAGCGAGTGAGTTGGGCGAAGGTGTTATCGTGAATCCGAACGATTACGGCGAAATTGCCGCAGGTATCAAAACAGCACTTGATATGCCAGATCATGAAAAAATCGAACGTAACAAAATGCTACATGTTCGTCTTTCCCGTTATAATGTGAAATTCTGGGCAGATGAATTCCTGGTAGCTCTTAAAAATACAACTGAAGAGCAGACCCCTACTCGTCCACTTCTGAATCTCAAATCTGGGTATTCAGATATGGAAAAAGTGTATAGCGATTCAGAAAAACGATTACTGTTCTTAGATTATGACGGTACATTGGTAGGATTTAAGCCTACACCAGAACAAGCGAAGCCAGACGAAGAGCTGAAGCAATTGCTTGCTGATCTATGCAAAGACCCTCGTAATACAGTTGTTATTATTACGGGACGAGATCGCTTTGTAATGGAAAAATGGCTAGGTGATCTGGATCTTCATATTATCGCTTCTCATGGTCTGTGGTTCCGTAAGCCAGGAGCAGACGAAGAGTGGATGATGACTGTCAATGTGGATAACGATTGGAAAGATACGATTCGTCATATTTTAGAGAAGTATACAGATCGTACGCCAGGATCGTTAATTGAAGAAAAAGAATACTCGTTAGCATGGCATTACAGACAGTGCGAACCTGATATGATCGGACTCAAACGTGACGAGCTTAAAGAAGCGTTGTTGTCGATAACCAATTCGATGAGTATCGGTGTACTAGAAGGTAATAAAGTGCTAGAAGTGAAAGATAACCGTATTAACAAAGGACATGGAGCGCATTTGTTGCTTCGTGATCAAGAATATGACTTTATTTTGGGTGTAGGCGATGATACAACAGATGAAGATTTGTTCTCAGCGCTTCCAAAAGATTCATATTCCGTCAAAATCGGAACAGGCAATACACATGCTAATTACCGTTTGAAATCGGTAAAAGATATGCGTTTATTGCTCAAAAGATTAGTTACACAAAACAAACAAGAAGTATAA
- a CDS encoding U32 family peptidase encodes MSDTGLRREDVELLAPAGDWDCMRAAVANGADAVFFGVEKFNARARANNFRMDELPEIMSFLHSYGVKGFLTFNILVFENELSDARELIDACVVAGVDAVIVQDLGLVKMIREISPDFPIHGSTQMTITSPEAVEFTKPFDIERVVLGRENNLKQIKKIGEQARLPMEVFVHGALCVSYSGQCLTSEMWGGRSANRGECAQACRLPYDLMVDGTQKIMGDVTYLLSPKDLAAIDIMPELIEAGVTSFKIEGRLKTPEYVANVVSKYRKAIDRYFEGDRDSITREDIRELEQSFSRGFTHGFLDGTNNKKLVDGTFPKSRGVYMGRVEQVLRDGVVCRLEAPLKRGDGIVFDAGDPTQKEQGGRVYDLRRKGVKIEGEADETWMVDIVPGRNDVNLHRVHVGDKLWKTNDPALDKRMRQSFDTEKPYRVFPVHVKAVGHVGQPLVTWWTDVQKGVTVRVDSEMELEIAAKRPMTSELLEEQFGRLGGTVFQLDQLEVQLHGDIIIPMRELNNIRRQAVEQLAGERPKPPVYIQRDIEVYGDSVAASAPVQGTAATLTALCRSVEQVEAALQAGIEMIYADFEFIKQFPAAVAAVRAAGKKIALATPRIHMPGENGYHANILRLQPDAVLVRNTGALYYYLSRRQTHPEENHPELIGDFSLNVANHKTVDLFLEAGVDRITPSYDLNIQQMVDLLSRTQTSQLEVVIHQHMPMFHTEHCVYCTFLSEGTDYTNCGRPCEEKRVSLQDRIGMSHPVRVDEGCRNTVYNAIEQSGAEYLSDFLQLGVPSYRIEFLEETPEQVTEVIELYTKALRGEINGTQVWRTLKATNQLGVTRGQLVK; translated from the coding sequence ATGAGTGATACAGGGTTACGAAGAGAAGACGTGGAGCTTTTAGCACCTGCGGGTGACTGGGACTGCATGCGGGCGGCGGTAGCCAATGGGGCAGACGCAGTCTTTTTTGGCGTGGAGAAGTTCAATGCACGAGCACGTGCGAACAATTTCCGTATGGATGAATTGCCTGAGATTATGTCGTTTTTGCATAGCTACGGAGTCAAAGGGTTTTTAACCTTTAATATACTGGTATTTGAAAATGAATTATCCGATGCTCGTGAATTGATTGATGCTTGTGTTGTGGCAGGTGTAGATGCAGTTATCGTACAGGATTTGGGATTGGTTAAAATGATTCGTGAGATTTCACCAGACTTCCCGATTCATGGTTCGACACAGATGACAATTACATCACCAGAAGCAGTTGAATTTACGAAGCCATTTGATATTGAGCGTGTAGTACTTGGACGTGAAAATAACCTTAAACAAATCAAAAAAATCGGTGAGCAAGCACGTTTGCCAATGGAAGTATTTGTTCATGGCGCACTATGTGTATCGTATTCCGGTCAATGTTTAACTTCTGAAATGTGGGGCGGACGTTCTGCTAACCGTGGAGAATGTGCGCAAGCTTGTCGTTTGCCATATGATCTAATGGTGGATGGAACGCAGAAAATTATGGGAGACGTGACGTATTTGCTTTCTCCTAAAGATTTGGCGGCTATCGATATTATGCCTGAATTAATCGAAGCAGGAGTGACTTCTTTCAAAATTGAAGGTCGTCTCAAAACGCCTGAATATGTAGCCAACGTTGTGAGCAAATACCGTAAAGCGATCGATCGTTATTTTGAAGGAGATCGTGATTCGATTACACGCGAAGATATTCGTGAATTGGAACAAAGCTTTTCTCGTGGATTCACCCATGGTTTCTTAGATGGAACGAATAACAAAAAATTGGTAGACGGTACATTTCCAAAAAGTCGTGGTGTCTATATGGGTCGCGTCGAGCAAGTATTACGCGATGGCGTAGTCTGCCGCTTAGAAGCTCCGCTTAAACGTGGAGACGGGATTGTATTTGACGCAGGAGATCCTACGCAAAAAGAGCAAGGCGGACGTGTCTATGATTTACGTCGTAAAGGCGTAAAAATCGAAGGCGAAGCTGATGAGACATGGATGGTTGATATTGTTCCAGGTCGTAACGATGTGAATCTACATCGTGTACATGTCGGTGATAAATTATGGAAAACCAATGATCCTGCGCTCGACAAACGGATGAGACAAAGCTTTGATACCGAGAAGCCTTATCGTGTATTCCCTGTTCATGTCAAAGCTGTAGGGCATGTAGGACAGCCTTTAGTCACATGGTGGACAGATGTACAAAAAGGAGTCACTGTACGTGTCGATTCTGAAATGGAACTAGAGATTGCTGCTAAACGTCCAATGACTTCTGAATTACTGGAAGAACAATTTGGCCGTCTGGGAGGCACTGTTTTCCAATTAGATCAATTAGAAGTGCAATTGCATGGTGATATTATTATCCCGATGCGTGAATTAAATAATATTCGTCGTCAGGCAGTAGAACAGCTTGCTGGAGAGCGTCCGAAGCCACCTGTGTATATTCAACGTGATATCGAAGTATACGGTGATTCTGTGGCAGCCTCTGCGCCTGTTCAAGGAACAGCAGCAACATTGACAGCATTGTGCCGTAGTGTAGAGCAAGTGGAAGCAGCACTACAAGCTGGAATCGAAATGATCTATGCTGACTTTGAATTTATTAAGCAATTTCCTGCTGCTGTTGCCGCTGTACGTGCAGCCGGTAAAAAGATCGCGTTAGCGACACCACGTATTCATATGCCTGGTGAGAATGGTTACCATGCCAATATTCTACGTCTCCAACCAGATGCAGTACTGGTACGTAATACAGGAGCATTGTATTATTACTTGAGTCGTCGTCAGACACATCCAGAAGAAAATCACCCAGAATTAATCGGAGATTTCTCTTTGAATGTAGCAAATCACAAAACAGTAGATCTATTTTTAGAAGCAGGTGTTGACCGTATTACACCTTCATACGATCTCAATATTCAACAAATGGTTGATTTGCTCAGTCGTACACAGACTTCTCAGTTAGAAGTCGTTATTCATCAGCATATGCCAATGTTCCATACCGAGCATTGTGTATATTGCACTTTCCTTAGCGAAGGCACAGACTATACGAACTGTGGTCGTCCTTGTGAAGAGAAACGGGTTTCGTTGCAAGACCGTATTGGTATGTCTCATCCTGTACGTGTAGATGAAGGATGTCGTAATACCGTTTATAATGCGATTGAACAATCAGGTGCTGAATACCTAAGTGATTTCCTACAATTGGGAGTGCCTAGTTATCGTATTGAGTTCCTTGAAGAAACACCAGAGCAAGTCACAGAAGTGATCGAATTGTATACCAAAGCATTACGTGGTGAGATCAACGGTACTCAAGTATGGCGTACTTTGAAAGCTACTAATCAGCTAGGTGTAACCCGCGGACAATTGGTCAAATAA